Within the Salvia hispanica cultivar TCC Black 2014 chromosome 4, UniMelb_Shisp_WGS_1.0, whole genome shotgun sequence genome, the region GGGTCATAACAGTGACTATTACTGCTGAACATggcaatgttttaaaaaccggattAGTGAGGCTATCGGTTCACGGTTCAACTAGTCGAACCGGTCCAACCACTGGTCGAACCGTAATACTgtaacatttatatatatacgagtatataattaaatacatatttattataaaacaattgatttcaaaacatgtaaataaacaagcagtaatataatatataatttaattttcaataatatatagATACATAAGTAGGTATAGataaagcatatatatattaattcttaatagtaatgtaaaaatacatattcataGTTTATTACTgtgtattaattttcatgttatgGACACTTCTCccattatatataattgttattttattttaatctaagCATTAGTAATCAAAACtttatttaaaagttaattaagatttactacattaattttagttatgatataaaatatgaatataactttttaattatacatatataaggTAGTGAGGATTGCTTTGTTGAGCGCTCAAAATGAGCGCCAACATGAGCGACAtgatttttcatcatttttttcattttctcttttgtttttatagttttaaattaattttcatattttcttcacAGATTCTCCATCAATATTGAGTCAAAAAATTATAcgcacaattttttttcccgtACAGTACAATTAACAATTTCAACTGCTCAATTCACTCTTTCTATCAATTATTTCTCCAAATTCAGATTCCATAACACTTTTTTCCGAAATCAAATTCCACTACACATCTCATATCATAATTTCTCACTTCTTATATATCAATAATCTCATATTCGCATAGAAATGTAAATCTCACATagagaaattgaaattccCCAATGTTTCAAATTCAGATTTGGGgataataatttcaaaaatggatattcaaaatttgaaaagaaatcaGACATCCATAGGCATTCTAAGTTGTCTGTAATGGGCAATTGAAAGTAGCATCActgaaagaaaataagaattgcGCAAGAAAATTTAGGCACAGAATTGGAAGAGGGAATTgcaaaaagagagaaagaattgATTGAattgtagaagaaaaaaaaaacgtggGGAGGCGTCGATAATTGAAGAGGGGAGGCATAGATGcttgaaaagggaaaaaaagcGAGAATTGCctaaattataagaataaaaaaaaaacagaaaaaaaggaagagaattGAATAAGGGGCGCTCATATTGGCGCTCATTTTAAGCGCCCAGCAACATATCATTTCTTTATAAGTAGTATATAGTTGATGGTTGATATAATAAGAAGTAGTACAtattaacaaaacaaactacatccatattaaaaaagtaaaggCAAATcctttatcaaaaaataaaataaagacaaaagattataaaaaatgactataAAACAAGCTTTTCATTCCATATTGGGAAATGAAATATAATCTTGTGGAATACTTATGTGAAGAAGAAcacaaatgatattttaagtataatttttataaattcgcCCAATACTAAGTATGCTACTTTGACTAGTCATACCAAAATTGTATGATAAATGTGTATctattcatttataaataaataatcattgAGATTTTGTACTTAGTTTAACCATCAAGAAGTATTTAACTCAACGTGATCATATTCAGCATTATACACGTACTCCAATGTAATCAACTTTCCAAGCTACGAATAACCTCGAATTATTTCACAGTAACAATCATTAAGTGTGCATTTTCCATTTGTGGACTAGTTATAgcatctaaatttttttatttaagattCAAGTCGCGATACTTGCATAATACAgtatcttaaaaaaaatactactaacaGTAGAACATTTtgaaacaattttaaattttaaagccattttaaaaaaaatatttacacaaATATATACTGGGGAGTGATCTATTGCtaacttatcatttaattgctaactacaactaattcaaggccacatgattttaaaaaacgtgtggtctacaatttgccacgtgtaatttgcgtttttattaattaaatcgaaaaaaattaaaaaaaacgccaaattagggttttggatgaaaatgtcaatatagtgtttcgaaaatatcaacacaatgctttgaaaatgtcaatatagtgtttcgaaaatatcaacacaatgctttcgaaaaaatacgaaaattctaaatttttttttcaaattttgacgtcggaacatatgcatgtagtatatcgttgaaatccttataaaattatctttaatttgatatatgttatatgaatttaaagttttggaatttcttttaaaagttaattataactaacttgacattaatacccctattgatttttattggaattaattctatagccttattgacgttttttgttaatcgtattgatattttgttattttgtggttaatgatctaggcctttaatttgaatatctaatgactattattgatttgtagttagcaattaagcattgagttagcaatataacactccccaatatatactactagtaatttaGTTCGACTAGCTATATTATTATAACATGAGAGTTAATTTCTTAATGAAGCCCTCATAAGATAATTCAGATCAACAATATTATGAAATACACTCAACGATTGCAATATGCCAATTTAAAGacaatcaacaactccatAATTTGATCCCCACACACAAAtgacaaataatagtaatcaATAGTGCAAAGCAACGACATTCATCTCAACAATGGCAAGAGCCACAGTGAAGTTGAAGAAGTAAGTCTGCAGCGTAACAATCCCCCTCGCAAGGCGGAACACCCCCGTGCCCCCGAGGATGGGAAGCTCCCGGTAGCGCTCCCCGATGGGGTTGCGGCCGAGGATGGCGAGCGTGCTTCCGTTGTACTCTCCGTCCGTGAAGATGAACGTGACGCCCATCAGCATGCTCACCTCCTCCAACGACGACGTGGCGTAGAAGCCCTGCGCGTAGCCCACGCGCTTCGAGGATATCTCGGGCCCCACCGTGAGGGGGTCGTCGGTGATCGTCAGCACACCAAAGTAGGGAGGCTGGTCAGAGAAGACGGGGGCGGTCGCCACTTGCACGGCCGAGAGGTTCTTCTCCGGGTTGCGGGAGTTGTGGTAGTAGAAGTGGAGTTTCGTTACCTTTGGTTTCGATTGCTTTAGATTTTCCATCCAATTTTCGACGGCTTTGGGGGATTGGTTTATGGCGTTGGACATTGATAGAATTGAGCAAAGGATTAGGGTAGTGTGAATTATTGAAAGCTTTGCcatttttgtgtgtttggtTAAGCTTTTTGATCTAGTGTCATATTTATAGCCTTCTCCTTGCATGATTATGTATAGGGTGTGTTTGATAGGCCAAGGGTAGCCATCAATTTTAAACAAGTATTTGGATGTGGAGGTTAACGttcgtggacggactaaaatggcaaattAGGATTATAACTCTCATTGTTTTTCTATGTTAACTTATGTTTGAATTGGTGTTGTAATTGtatgcaacaaaaaattgttgtaaaaTTGGATTAGTTTGTTGAATGGATAAATAAACATAGTCGGATAAATAGATTATCATAACTTAGCATGTAATGAAAGAAATAGTCATCTTTATTAAACAATTATTGACGAAATACCAATGGATATAACGTCAGCGTAACTCGCAAAATTCACCTCGCTCGTCAGGCTACCCTTGGTCAAGCAAAGCCGGTTGTTTTTTGCGGAAGGTTGAGTTACCAATGTCCGTTTTTCGTTGGCAGTACGTCGAGAAGTTCTACGACGAGTGAATTTCCATCATTAAAACTTTACCGACCGTGATATTTGGCAAAGATGTGCTACAAATCTGTAAATTTTTGTTACCAATTAACGGAATCTTTAAAGTTTTATAATGTGTACAATTTTCGGCACATCATTTTGTATAGTGataacattaaataatatgtagATTAAATGACATACTTAGAttacaatatccaaaataatttattttgtgaacATTATACTTCTATTGTTAATGGACAAGCAAAAGTCGACAACTATGGCGGGAACAATTCCAATTTCTTTTGctacaaaattaaaagaagagaaaaaggaaGTCCCAAACATTAATTGTGTCTTacattaatcataattatcatatcaataaaatatggagaattttgaatttattactGATCAGCAAATCACATAAAGATGATTTGGTGGTTGGTTTTGGACAAACTACAATTAGCTCGCATAGattgtatttttcaaaaaaaaaatatattggactattttttttaaaactatattgGCTACATGCTACAGCAGTACAGCAGTCTTATTATATGCATGGAATGTCACTTGTAAATCATTTTGGAATGTTAAAAGTAATGTATAAAATGAGTCATGCGTGAGAatgtcataaaaataaacaaaggagtataattttatttatcgtGTCGCATTCAATAACTGGACACTAGTCaccattaaattaatagtactaaatttgCGTAAGGGAATTCTATCAAGTTTTGGGCTACCTTCTATTTATATAATCCCTCCGTTTCcagaaaatttgtcacattttttcattttcgtccgtcctaCAAAATTTGTCGCATTTCatctttttaccattttcgaTAGTGAATCtcgtattccactaactcatttccactcacatcttattataaaactaatatataagaGTAGgacttacattccactaattttttgaactcactttccattatagtatttcttaaCACTCATGCCCCGGTCATAAAATTTATGGGGGATGgagtaattatatattatgtacAAATAGTACATACTACGTACTATTAAGATGCCATCTCGATAGTTAGTTTAAGAAATCCATATAGGCAACAAAATGTTGCGATGGATAGCATTGATATCGTATcctaattaaatacaaatacatatataatcagagtttcttattttatctgACTTAGGAATGTAGACAATAAACACttaatgctttttttttttaatttcagtcCTTATATAACACAGCTAGTCACAAAATAAGACATAAGTGTCTCTTGTatgtttttgtaaaaaaaaaaagttatatgcCTTTTGGTGGCACATTGTCGTTTTTCCTTAGTTTATTACATTATCTGAAGGAACTAAgcacattttgaattattctatATTGAAGTTTAGTGATATAGCATTAAAACTATAGATATAAACgacatatttaaaatactatatctaaataatgaaatttgtgaacattatacttattattagtggataaacaaaaatagcaataaaatatggagaacttttaatttattattgaacGCATATCATATAAAGATGATTCGGTGGTTGATTTTGGctaaatctatttttaaaaatattgaattttgggGCTTCTGGCAattattttcagaaaatggttGCTGCAGGCTTCGGCTGTCTTATTAGTTAACGGGTttgagataataataataataataataataataataataataataataataataataataataataataataataataataataataataataataataatagttttaaataagAGCGTAATGGGTGTGGAATTAATATTCACGTGAATTCGTGTTTTGCACACTTTAATaacttagagcatccccatccgtgctcttagctaagagcacggaagtgggcccggacccacttttactcatTGTCCTTaactaagagcacaacacccacatccgtgctcttagctaaggacaagctcaaaggtcccaccattccattattcaatttaaatactccaattattaaaaacatttctacattataaaaatacattcaaaaataaaaattacataattaaaatctttaaaagtaaaaatacataattaaaatcctagaaaataaaaaaaatacataattaaaatcctacaaagatgagaatatgagaaaaaagatgagagaatgtgattttttttgtgttgaagtggaggtatttatagatgaaaatgtgaattttggtgaaaaaaaattgaaaaataaattaaaagtgggtagaaaacgaatataattttttggaaagtggaaaaatatttttttttatttaaaaacatttttttaaataaatttcgaattttaaaaaaataaaaataaaaaatcgaattagccgttggccaatcagacGTTGCCACGTATgggtgctcagcggcacggacgtgctcttactcagcggcacggacggacgagctgcAGCGGCGGACGGACAACgggtgctcagcggcacgaaCGGACGGACGGTGCTAAgagcaccgctgcggatgctcttaatttACGGATTTTCAATcaaaaatttgttttggtACACCAAAAGTGAACCATGATAGATTGAAATTGAATGTGTTGAGCCTCTTTTTTAACTTAATGGGTAAGAAGTTGTCTTAAAATTCTGTCTCACCATCTGAAGTGCTTACAAAATTAGCACGGAGAACCATGGTAGATTGAAATTGAATGTGTTGAGCCTCTTTTTTAACTTATTGGTACGAAGCTGTCTTAAAATCATGTCTCACCATCTGAAGTGCCTTAAAGTAAATCGTACTACTTCCGTCCTTtgtaaatagaaattatttttattttgattcatcccttaaaattagaaactttcGATTTTAGGAAAAATATCTCTAATGAGGTAGGACTCATTCTCtagtatatagtatatactccctccaatCCATAATAGTAGagccatttttttcattttggtataTTCTATAATAgtagtcatttccctttttattaaaagtcaatatttttcttctcacttactttttcatctctcttactttattctctttactttttcctttcttctactttattagtagagtatcttttatttatgcataCATCCAATATTATGGAACAATGAGAGTGTAATATAtacttcaatcatttttttttatctttctcttaattactttactaattgtaCATTAACTATACTGTTTCagaattttctatttttaaaagacgAAGATAGTATCGTAGGATTCTTACTAGAAGATAGGCTCCGTGGTTTAAAGTTTAAAACGCAGTACAATAGACCGAGAGCCTTGTCCATTTCAAGTTGGAAAAGGAGTTGTTTTTCTTATTGGTCTGATTATGTAACACtgtcataaaaaattataattttctttgaaGTACTCTATTAGGTTACTAAAAATCCTCACTCGTTAACGAGTTAAAGTACAACGTAACTAATATATGCttagtgttattttatatcattgtCATTGAGACATCACAActatatttttgatatatgCTTCgttctaggttgtgaatatttatttacttctaaaaaaattgactAAAGGTTGTTTGGTAACTTAGCCACCATTAGTCAACAAAGTAGAAACATTGGGATCACTTGTTCATTATAACTCCAAAGTAAAGAAGAAATACTACGTGACCATGACCAATGACCAGTTTAACTATTGTTCATGATCAAATTAAGTTGTTAGCTTATTAATTAGCTGCGTATAATTGATTCCTTTTTTGCTTACAATTTACCATCATAATGTTTGTCACACATGAGATATACTATATATCAAGAAATTAAACGTTGCAAGTGAAGATTTGACAAACACGAACACACGATGGCATTAATCAAGAAAGAGAATCACACAAATTTTACTCACAAACACAATCAAGgaagaaaattaaagcaaagaaataatcaataatgGAAAACGACGGCGTCTGCCTGGATGGAAGCTTCCCTAGTGGCAGGGTTGAAGAAGTACGTCTGGAATGTGATAACCCCACGCGCCAACCGGTAAGCCCCCGTGCCGCCGACGATGGGCAGCTCGCGGTACTGGTGGAATATGGCGTTGCTGCCGAGGACGGCGAGGGTGCTTCCGTCGGTGAAGGAGAGGGTGAAGTAGTCGACGAGGATCACTTCTTCCAACGACACGGTGGACGACATTCCCTGCGCGTAGCCCATGTGCGCGGACGAGATGTCCGGCCCCACCGTGAGAGGATCGTCCCTCATCACGGTCAGCCCGAACGAGTTAGGCGTGGTCGTGTTCGCCCTTGCGATTGTGGCAGCGGAGGGGGCGGAGCCGCCTAACCGGTGGAAGTAGAAGTGGAGTTCGGTTACCTTTTCATGCCTTTGTGGTAGGGTTTTAAACCACTTCTCCACTGCCTTGGGGCTTTGGTCAATTGCCATGCTTGAAATGGCAGTGGCCAACCAAAGTATACCTGTGAATATGATCACTGATTTCTTCATAGTTTTAGGAGAttgattattttgtatgtCACCTTCTTTGATTCGTGTAGTGTTTGCAATCCATGTATGCCTTTATAGTGTACAGGGATGGAATAAGATAAAAGCTCATTTGTATATGCTAGATGCTAACGCGTCAAAAATGGGCatacttgaaattcgcacgggACTTTTGTTTAAGGGGTAAAAAGGACAATTTACCATTTATGCAAAACTATGTCATTTTACCCTCCTACCTATACATTTGCATTGTGGCCACGCTATCAACTATagtaattactccctccgtccgcgaatattAGTCtcgtttttttcattttagtccgtccacaaaaataggagtcctagttcatttttaccataaatggtaatagggtctcaccttccactaactcattccactcacatttcatttaaaattaatatacacaaGTGGGACCtctattctactaacttttttttcacctacttttcttaacatttcttaaaacccgtgccgcttaagaatgagactcctaatggcggacggagggagtagttaataCTCCACTCTACACTGTACACAAGTAGGGAACATTCGTCGATCTTGGTCGGATTTGAGGCCCAATCAGTTCACCATCGTATTTCTAGTGTGCAGTTTAGCAAGCATGCATGtgctaaaatgaaatatttgttcAAAGAAAACTCATGGTTTTTTCTTtgcatgaaaaaattaaataaaactcGTTCAATTTATGGTTTAGGACACCAAATATGATTTATGGCTTTGCTTTTTAACTGATTGAGTCTTAATTAAATGTCACTCAATCATTCATATCATCAAATGAATGTCACTCAATAATCCTCAATCCTTTAGTTTAAACCGGAATATGTCATCGGTGTAATTAATAACTCGATATATGCAAGTTCATCacattatatggagtattaactttaaagtttaaaaaattatgtgataTTAGTAGCTAATAACACTTATTTTAATACATCctccattttctaaaataaaaactctttactttttaatctgtttcctaaaaataaaaacttccCATTTTATGAAACCTCGTTAATGAGGTGAACTCATTTTCTGCTAACacgcattttatttttatctctactttactaatcttgcattaaaatttatgtcgtTTAAAAAGTTCCTAATTTTGGAAACGGAGGGGGTATGTGACTGATTGTATGGTATGCTTTGTGACGTCTATCTGAAATTTGTTATTATCCTCGTGTAAAACGAATTTGGTGAACCTTTTTTTAGTTAGTGTGGGAAGGTTTAGTTATTTGGCAAGCTGGTCGTCAGGTCGGGATACAGGTTTGTATTTGCATGATGAGCCATCAATTGGGGTACGAAACTTGTTAGAGCGTCCACAGTAGGGGCGCCGCGGCGGGCGCCCCGATCGCGGCTAAGCCGCGGCTGTGTATTGTGGTGGAAGAGGCCGCCCCGGAGGCGGACAGCTTTTGTGGGGCGGAAGGGCTTTCGCCCCGAATGCGCCGAGGACGAGccggaggagagagaaacGCGGCGACTGCCGCGGCTATCTATTGCACGACGAAACCGCCGCGGCGGCAGCTTTtgtctctaaaaccatgaactttgcttaaaatttggtatttcccatgaactttgaaattggtatataatatcacgaactttgcattttgtttggtatttcccacggcatgtttattgctatatttgactaacttacgaggcttttttattatacttggcacaattaaatcaacgtagttttcaacgtgactttttatgctacatgttatgaacttaaaaggtggtttcaaatattataaaacatatcaaggTTGCCTatattaaataagattttgatgaaaatatcttatttgagtgagtttgggaaataccaaacaaaatgcaaagttcgtgatattatataccaatttcaaagttcatgggaaataccaaattttaagcaaagttcatggttttagagaccaatttccctttttataaatatcccaccaatttgtttttattgcacggagtttttatttgttttta harbors:
- the LOC125185174 gene encoding dirigent protein 1-like — translated: MKKSVIIFTGILWLATAISSMAIDQSPKAVEKWFKTLPQRHEKVTELHFYFHRLGGSAPSAATIARANTTTPNSFGLTVMRDDPLTVGPDISSAHMGYAQGMSSTVSLEEVILVDYFTLSFTDGSTLAVLGSNAIFHQYRELPIVGGTGAYRLARGVITFQTYFFNPATREASIQADAVVFHY
- the LOC125224536 gene encoding dirigent protein 22-like, with protein sequence MAKLSIIHTTLILCSILSMSNAINQSPKAVENWMENLKQSKPKVTKLHFYYHNSRNPEKNLSAVQVATAPVFSDQPPYFGVLTITDDPLTVGPEISSKRVGYAQGFYATSSLEEVSMLMGVTFIFTDGEYNGSTLAILGRNPIGERYRELPILGGTGVFRLARGIVTLQTYFFNFTVALAIVEMNVVALHY